The Polaribacter sp. Q13 sequence CTCATATTTATCACTGATAGGCAATAAGATAACCTGATCAGGAGTTAACCAAAGAGGGAAGTTTCCTCCCGTGTGCTCTAGCAATACCGCAATAAAACGCTCCATAGAACCAAATGGCGCTCTATGAATCATTACAGGTCTGTGCAATTGATTATCTGCTCCTTTATAGGTTAAATCGAAACGTTTTGGTAGATTATAGTCAACTTGTATGGTTCCAAGTTGCCAACTTCTGCCTATTGCGTCTTTAACCATAAAGTCTAATTTCGGACCATAAAAGGCAGCTTCACCTTCTTCAATCACAAAATCTAAACCTTTATCTGTTGCTGCACTTATAATTGCATTTTCAGCAACTTCCCAAGTTTCAGGATCTCCTATATATTTGTCAGGGTTACTTTTATCTCTAATAGAAACCTGAGCAGTAAAATCTTCAAAACCTAAAGAACCAAATACATATAAAACTAAATCTATAACGTCTTTAAATTCCTGATCTAATTGTTCTGGTGTACAAAATATATGAGCATCATCTTGCGTAAAACCTCTAACACGAGTTAAACCATGTAATTCACCACTTTGTTCATATCTATAAACCGTTCCAAATTCAGCAAAACGTTTTGGTAAATCTTTATAAGAATAAGGTTTAAAGTTATAAATTTCACAATGATGTGGGCAGTTCATAGGTTTCAATAAAAACTCCTCATCCATTTTAGGTGTTTTTATTGGCTGAAAACTATCTGCACCATATTTTTCATAATGACCAGATGTAACATATAGTTCTTTTTGGCCAATATGTGGAGTCATTACTTCTTCGTAACCAGCTTTCTTTTGTGCAATTTTTAAGAAATCTTGTAAACGATTACGTAAAGCAGTACCTTTTGGTAACCATAAAGGCAAACCAGCACCTACTTTCTGAGAAAAAGCAAACAATTCTAACTCTTTACCTAATTTTCTGTGGTCACGTTTTTTAGCCTCTTCTAATAATGCTAAATATTCAGTCAACATTTTTTGTTTCGGAAAACTAATTCCATAAACACGTGTTAACTGATTATTCTTTTCGTCACCGCGCCAATAAGCACCAGCAACGCTCATTATTTTAATAGCTTTTATAATCCCAGTGTTAGGTATGTGACCTCCTCTACATAAATCAGTAAAAGTACTATGGTCACAAAAAGTAATTTCTCCATCCGTTAAGTTTTCTATCAACTCAACTTTATATTCGTTATTTTCTGCTTTATATAATGACAAAGCGTCTGCTTTAGAAACAGAACGTAAAGAAAACTCATGTTTTCCACGTGCAATCTCTAAAAACTTCTTTTCAATAGAAGGGAAGTCTTTATCAGAAATAACATCTTCACCTAAATCAATATCATAATAAAAGCCATTATCAATAGCGGGACCAATCGTTAACTTTGCTTTCGGGTAAAAACTTAAAATAGCTTCTGCTAAAACGTGTGCAGAGGAGTGCCAAAAAGCTTTCTTACCACCAGCATCATTAAACGTATATAAAATTAAAGAACCATCCGTGGTTAATGGGGTAGTGGTTTCAACAGTTACGTCGTTAAAATTTGCAGATATTACGTTTCTAGCAAACCCTTCACTAATGCTTTTTGCAACATCCATCGGAGTGCTATTCTTAGCAAACTCCTTAATAGTTCCGTCAGGTAAAGTTATTTTAATCATTTAATGTATAATATTTGAGGATACAAAGATATTAGAAAACAATATTTCACACAATATATATATGTACTTATTAAGAATCTATTTTTTTTGGGTGTTCCCGCTCCAAAAAAGACGCGGTCGGGCTTTCCGCACTCGCTTTTTTTATAAAAAATAAAAAAGAGCTCAAACAAATGCTTCAATCCCTAACATGGGCTTCAGTTATTCTAAGAAGCTTCAAGTAAATAATCTAACAAAGAGTAGAACTAACAAATATAATATCCTATATGTATTTTTAAATTTCACTATTCATTGCGATGCATAGCATGTTGAGTGGTGAGAGGTACAAGGCATTTTCTTTATACCGTAAATCATCCTTCAAGTTAAATCTATGTATTCAAAACAAATATAGGGCTCATTAAGTATCTATTTTTAGGTAGTTTAATTAGAAAACGAAAGTTGTTGTGCTATATATAAAGTCCATTTATAAGATTAAGAAACGTGTTTCTTGTGGAATTTAAAATGAAAAGAAGGTTAAAATTGTCCGTTCAATCTCTTTTTAATAAAAAAAAACATTTCGAGCCTTCATTTAGAAGATTAAAAAGAAGTCTAAGTAATCAAAGAAACCTTATTCATAATCAATAGTTATGAGAATAATCTAAATGTCATCAAATACCTATAGGTATTTTAAGTGCTCATCTAACGAACCTTAGTTTTCTATGTTCCTATGTGTTAAAAAGAGATTACCATTCACAAAAGAAACAGACCTCTTAAGACTCTCAAAAAAAACGTAAAAAAACTTCTCTTGTAATCCATTAAAAACAAACCACTTAAAACCGTATGTAAAATTAAACCAAAATAAAGGTAAAAAAATAGTTGTCAGAATAAAAATGAGTTGTAAGTTTGCACCCGCTAACAGGAATAACACAGAGTTAGCAACGTTCATTGAGGAGTTGTAATTAGATTAAGGATTAGTAGTTTAACTAAGTAAAGTGTCAAGCTTTTATTTAAAAATAAAATAACAATTTCCTTAGGATTATAATTAAAAAGAGTTGTATGTTTGCAGTCCGAAATTTTCGACAAAAACGTTCAGTATTTTTTTAGTTTAAGAGCTAGCAAAAACAAATAAAAAAAAGTTTCTTTTTTTTATTGTCAGATTAGAAATAGTTTGTATGTTTGCAGCCGCTAAGGAATACAGCAAAA is a genomic window containing:
- the thrS gene encoding threonine--tRNA ligase, whose amino-acid sequence is MIKITLPDGTIKEFAKNSTPMDVAKSISEGFARNVISANFNDVTVETTTPLTTDGSLILYTFNDAGGKKAFWHSSAHVLAEAILSFYPKAKLTIGPAIDNGFYYDIDLGEDVISDKDFPSIEKKFLEIARGKHEFSLRSVSKADALSLYKAENNEYKVELIENLTDGEITFCDHSTFTDLCRGGHIPNTGIIKAIKIMSVAGAYWRGDEKNNQLTRVYGISFPKQKMLTEYLALLEEAKKRDHRKLGKELELFAFSQKVGAGLPLWLPKGTALRNRLQDFLKIAQKKAGYEEVMTPHIGQKELYVTSGHYEKYGADSFQPIKTPKMDEEFLLKPMNCPHHCEIYNFKPYSYKDLPKRFAEFGTVYRYEQSGELHGLTRVRGFTQDDAHIFCTPEQLDQEFKDVIDLVLYVFGSLGFEDFTAQVSIRDKSNPDKYIGDPETWEVAENAIISAATDKGLDFVIEEGEAAFYGPKLDFMVKDAIGRSWQLGTIQVDYNLPKRFDLTYKGADNQLHRPVMIHRAPFGSMERFIAVLLEHTGGNFPLWLTPDQVILLPISDKYEKYSEKVLKSLENSEIRALIDHRSEKTGRKIRDAEVSKVPFMVIVGEKEEEEGTVSVRKHGEGDLGTFTIEEFISLIKAEESKTLKKF